Proteins from one Podarcis raffonei isolate rPodRaf1 chromosome 1, rPodRaf1.pri, whole genome shotgun sequence genomic window:
- the TEX12 gene encoding testis-expressed protein 12: protein MTSNPVKSDENRKKRKKEEKNESSENPQMSSFEKMDLSLSESSQAVLKTEALEKVLNDTSKEINILLSKYVHILSERAAMDASYVEELGGILKEAGSIEYHLRLKWENLKHRFAAMTGPLQSENGLSSK from the exons ATGACAAGTAACCCAGTAAAgtctgatgaaaatagaaaaaaacgtaaaaaggaagaaaag AATGAATCTTCAGAAAATCCACAAATGTCTTCTTTTGAGAAAATGGATTTGTCTCTTTCTGAAAGCTCCCAGGCAGTTCTCAAAACTGAAGCCCTAGAAAAAGTTTTGAATG ATACaagcaaagaaataaatattCTACTATCAAAATATGTTCATATTTTAAG tgaGAGAGCAGCAATGGATGCCTCATATGTAGAGGAGCTTGGAGGAATTCTGAAAGAAGCTGGTTCTATAGAATATCACTTGAGACTGAAATGGGAGAATCTAAAGCACAGGTTTGCCGCAATGACAGGCCCTCTACAAAGTGAAAATGGATTATCTAGTAAATGA